DNA sequence from the Sinomonas terrae genome:
ACGCGACGGTCGAGATGCCCATCTTGGACATGATCTTGAGGACGCCCTTGCCAAGGCCCTTGATGAGGTTGTACACGCCGTCCTCCGGCGTGACGCCGGGAAGATCACCCGAGCGGATGAGCTCTTCGACAGACTCCATCGCGAGATACGGGTTCACTGCGGACGCTCCGTAGCCGACGAGCACCGCCACGTGGTGGACCTCGCGCACGTCGCCGGCCTCGACGACGAGCGCCGTCTTCGTGCGGTTCGCGCTGCGGAGGAGGTGGTGGTGAACGGCGGAGACGAGGAGCAACGAAGGGATCGGAGCCCATTGCGCGTTCGAGTCGCGATCAGAGAGCACGACGTACTGCACGCCCCGGTTGATGGCCCCGGAAACCTGCTCGCAGATCTCGGTCAGCCGGGCCCGCAGGGCCGCCTCTCCGCCTTCGGGGCGGTACAGGCCTCGAACCTTGATCGCGATCCGATCGCCCTGGGCGTTCTCGATGTTCGCGATCTTCGCCAGCTGATCGTTGTTGATCACGGGGAACGGCAGGATGACCTGCTTCTCCTTGACCTGCCCCATGCTCAGGAGATTCCCGTTGGGACCGATCGCTCCGTTGAGGCTCGTGACGAGTTCCTCGCGGATCGCGTCGAGTGGCGGGTTCGTGACCTGCGCGAAGGACTGGACGAAGTAGTCGAAGAGCAGCCGAGGCCGCTTGGACAGCACAGCCACGGGTGTGTCTGAACCCATGGCGCCGATTGGCTCGGCGCCTGTCCGAGCCATCGGGCCGACGAGGATGCGGAGCTCCTCCTGCGTGTAGCCGAAGGTGCGCTGCCGCACGTTGACTGACTGCGGCGTGTGGATGACGTGCTCGCGCTCGGGCAGCTCGGCGAGGCGGATGACGTTCTGGTCCACCCATTCCTGCCAGGGGTTCGCCCCTGCGACCTCTGCCTTGACCTCGGCGTCTTCGATGATGCGCCCGGCCTCGGTATCGACCACGAACATCTTGCCGGGCGCGACGCGCCCCTTCTTGACGATCTTCGCGGGCTCGACGTCGACGACGCCGACCTCGGACGCGAAGACGACGAGGCCGTCCTCGGTGACCCAGTAGCGGCACGGGCGCAGACCGTTGCGGTCAAGGGTCGCCCCGACGAGCGAGCCATCCGTGAACGAGACAGCTGCCGGGCCGTCCCACGGCTCCATGAGGAGCGAGTGGTACTCGTAGAAGGCACGACGCGCGGGATCCATCGTCGCGTGGTTCTCCCACGCTTCGGGGATCATCATCATGATCGCGTGGGTGATCGGTCGCCCGGAGAGCCACAGGAGCTCAGCGACCTCGTCGAACGAGGCGGAGTCGGAGGCACCGGGAGTGCAGATCGGGAAGAGCTCTTCGGGGACCTCGCCGAGCAGGGGGCTCGAGAGCTGCGACTGGCGGGCCCGCATCCAGTTGCGGTTGCCCTTGACCGTGTTGATCTCGCCATTGTGCGCGATCGTGCGGAACGGCTGGGCAAGGGGCCAGGACGGGAAGGTGTTCGTCGAGAAGCGCGAGTGGACGATCGCGAGCTTGGTCGTGAACCGGTCGTCTGAGAGATCCGGGTAGAACGGCTCGAGCTGTGCGGTCGTCAGCATGCCCTTGTAGACGATGGTGCGCGACGAAAGCGACGGGAAGTAGACGCCGTGCTTGTTCTGTGCGCGCTTGCGGATCCGCCACGCCCTTGCGTCGAGGTCGTTGCGGTCAAGCTGCTCCCCCGTGAGCGAGACGAAGAACGGCTGCGCGAAGCGCGGCATGCAGGCCCGCGCCATGGCGCCGACGAGCTCGGCCACAACGGGAACCTCGCGCCACCCGAGGACCTTGAGGCCCTCGGCCTCTGCGAGAGCCTCGATGCCCGAGCGCGCAGCGGAGTCCTCGCGGTCCTCCGCAGGGAGGAACGCGATGCCCACGGCGTACTGGCCGAGCGCGGGCAGCTCGAAGTCGACTGTTGCCCGGAAGAACTCGTCCGGAAGCTGCAGGAGGATCCCCGCGCCGTCGCCTGTTCCCTCGTCGGCACCGACGGCACCGCGGTGCTCGAGAGCGCGGAGCGCGTGGAGCGCGGCGTCGACGATGTCATGCCCGCCTTCGCCTCGGAGCGTCGCGACGATCGCGAGACCGCATGCGTCCTTCTCCTGTTCCGCGCGGTAGAGCCCGGCGGACGCGGGAAGGGCCGAGAACCGCTCGAACGGCGAGACTGCCTCTCGGGGCTGGTACTCGACGGCGGTGCCGTGTGTCGGGTGAGTCATGACGAAACGTCCTTCCTCCTGATCGATTCGCGACAGGGGACAACGTTGGCCCCGCGTTGCTTGGCCACGAGGGGACCCAGCACGGCGCTGATTACTGGAAATTGTAGGGGCGGCTCCGCGCCGCCGAACAGCGTCAGGTGCCTCCTACGTCGGTCCGGCGGAACTGCTCCGGCGGCCGATTGGTCCACGTCCTTGTGGTGCGAGCATCGCCTGCGGGCGGTGGCCCGGAGCGTGGCGAGCGAGGAACAGCCTCATTCGCGGTCGTGCTCCTCGGAAGACATCGCGTCCTGAGTGCGGGACGCGACTCGTTGGAGACGGCTCGGTGTGTCGCAAGATTACCACGGCACCCGTATAGCGAGACGGACATGTCCGCATGCTGGATCGGCATGGCCTTTCCTGCGTCCTGTGTTACGCTGCCGGGCTTTCGCCCCATCGAAGGAGGGAGGCGAAAGCGGTTGTCACGCTCGATCGGAGCGCTTCAGGCCGCCGCTCAGCTCGGCCGTGAGCCGGCCAACGGCCTCGGGGCCGCCCTCGCGGAGGGCACTGACGATGGCGGTGCCCACAATCACCCCGTCCGCATAGGCGCCAATCTCGCGCACGTGCTCGGCGTTCGAGACGCCGAGGCCGACGCACACGCGTTCAGCACCTGCTGCGCGAGCCTCGGCGACGACGCGCTGGGCGCTCTCGTCGACGGCGGCGCGGGCGCCGGTCACGCCCATGAGCGAAACCGCGTACGTGAAGCCCCTAGTCGCAGCGACGGTCATCGCCATGCGTTCCGCGGTGGTCGACGGCGCGACGAGGAAGACGCGATCCAGTCCGTACTTGTCGGAAGCCTCGAACCACTCGGCTGCCTCGTCAGGAATGAGGTCCGGAGTGATCAGCCCCGCTCCCCCAGCCTCCGCCAGACGCCGCGCAAACTCGTCGACGCCCATCCTCATCACGGGGTTCCAGTACGTCATGACGAGAACGGCGGCCTCGGTCGCCTCCGTCACAGCTTTGACGACCTCGAACACGCTCGCCACGTGGAAGCCGTTCGCGAGAGCCTCGGTCGTCGCCGCCTGGATGACGCTGCCGTCCATGACAGGGTCGGAGTAGGGAATCCCTACCTCGATGACGTCAGCCCCGTTGCGCGCGAGCGCGATGGCTGCGTCGATGCTCTCCTGGACCGTAGGGAAGCCGGCAGGCAGATAGCCAACGAGGGCCGCTCGACCCTCCGCCTTCGCGCGGTCGATCGCAGCGGCCGCCTTGCTCGCCGTCGTCCCTCCGACGCCCTGTGCGCCTGTTTCCTTTGCTTGCTGCCCTACTGCGCTCATGCCAACTCCTCCACCGCACCGGTGCCCTCGCCCGGCACGAAGCCCTTCGGCCGGCGCGTCGAGAGCGTCGTGCCCTTCACTTGGCCGTTCTCGTCGAGCATGCCGAACCACTCGGCCGCCGTCTGGACGTCCTTGTCACCGCGCCCGGAGAGGTTCACGATCACGATCCGCTCTGCGGGTTCTCCGCCTTCAGCCGACAGACGCTGGCCGACCTTGATCGCTCCGGCCAGTGCGTGGGCGGACTCTATCGCGGGGATGATGCCCTCGGTCCTGCACAGGAGGCTGAACGCCTCCATCGCTTCGGTGTCCGTGATCGGCTCATACGTGGCGCGTCCGATGTCATGGAGGTACGAGTGCTCCGGCCCGACCCCGGGGTAGTCAAGGCCCGCCGAGATCGAGTGCGACTCGACCGTCTGCCCGTCGTCGTCCTGCATGAGGTACGACCGCGCCCCGTGGAGCACGCCGGGCCGGCCCAGCGTGATGGTCGCGGCGTGATGCCCGGTCTCGACGCCCTCGCCGCCGGCCTCGAAGCCATAGAGCCGAACCGACGGGTCGTCCAGGAAGCCGTGGAAGATGCCGATGGCGTTCGATCCGCCGCCGATGCAGGCGCAGACCGCGTCAGGAAGCCGTCCAGCCTGGGCCAGGATCTGCTCGCGTGCCTCGTCGCCGATGACCTCGTGGAAGAAGCGGACCATCGCCGGGAAGGGGTGCGCCCCGGCGGCAGTGCCAAGGAGGTAATGGGTCGTGCGGACGTTCGCGACCCAGTCGCGAAGTGCGTCGTTGATCGCGTCCTTGAGCGTCTGCGACCCATTGGTCACGGGGACGACTGTCGCACCGAGCAGCTGCATGCGCGCCACGTTGAGGGCCTGGCGGCGGCAGTCCTCCGCTCCCATGTACACGACGCACTCGAGCCCGAGCAACGCGGCCGCGGTCGCGCTCGCGACGCCGTGCTGCCCCGCCCCGGTCTCGGCGATGACCCGGGTCTTCCCCATCCGCTTGGCAAGGAGAGCCTGCCCGAGCACGTTGTTGATCTTGTGCGAGCCCGTGTGGTTGAGGTCCTCACGCTTGAGGAAGACCCGGACCCCACCAGCGTGCTGGGAGAATCGCTTGGCCTCGGTCAGGAGTGACGGGCGCCCGGAGTAGTTCCGGTTGAGCTCGGCGATCTCCCCGAGGAAGTCGGGATCCTGCTTCGCCTTCTCGAACGTCTCCTCGAGTTCGTCGAGGGCAGCGATGAGCGACTCGGGCATCCATCGGCCGCCATAGGCCCCGAAGTAAGGGCCCGGAGCGTGTCGCAGACTCCCCGAGAGGAAGGCGTCCGCCGGGTGGGCCCCCGCCTCATTCGTCGCAGCGCCGAGGGCGTTCACGCCCGGCACAGATGCTTCTGGTGCGTTGTGGGCCACCAGTCTCTCCGTCCTTGTTGAAGTCCACCGGAACAGGGCGTCCGAGAGCGGGCGCCCCTCCGGCTCAGTTCGCGCCGA
Encoded proteins:
- the trpA gene encoding tryptophan synthase subunit alpha, with the protein product MSAVGQQAKETGAQGVGGTTASKAAAAIDRAKAEGRAALVGYLPAGFPTVQESIDAAIALARNGADVIEVGIPYSDPVMDGSVIQAATTEALANGFHVASVFEVVKAVTEATEAAVLVMTYWNPVMRMGVDEFARRLAEAGGAGLITPDLIPDEAAEWFEASDKYGLDRVFLVAPSTTAERMAMTVAATRGFTYAVSLMGVTGARAAVDESAQRVVAEARAAGAERVCVGLGVSNAEHVREIGAYADGVIVGTAIVSALREGGPEAVGRLTAELSGGLKRSDRA
- the trpB gene encoding tryptophan synthase subunit beta, whose protein sequence is MNALGAATNEAGAHPADAFLSGSLRHAPGPYFGAYGGRWMPESLIAALDELEETFEKAKQDPDFLGEIAELNRNYSGRPSLLTEAKRFSQHAGGVRVFLKREDLNHTGSHKINNVLGQALLAKRMGKTRVIAETGAGQHGVASATAAALLGLECVVYMGAEDCRRQALNVARMQLLGATVVPVTNGSQTLKDAINDALRDWVANVRTTHYLLGTAAGAHPFPAMVRFFHEVIGDEAREQILAQAGRLPDAVCACIGGGSNAIGIFHGFLDDPSVRLYGFEAGGEGVETGHHAATITLGRPGVLHGARSYLMQDDDGQTVESHSISAGLDYPGVGPEHSYLHDIGRATYEPITDTEAMEAFSLLCRTEGIIPAIESAHALAGAIKVGQRLSAEGGEPAERIVIVNLSGRGDKDVQTAAEWFGMLDENGQVKGTTLSTRRPKGFVPGEGTGAVEELA